Proteins from one Nicotiana tabacum cultivar K326 chromosome 23, ASM71507v2, whole genome shotgun sequence genomic window:
- the LOC142177117 gene encoding uncharacterized protein LOC142177117, which yields MVCNETAKRNDPDYEEYDESMMPDNPPQEIEHLESQKKTNLEETEVGNLGSEEDMKETRIYIHLEAEQKEKIIELLRYYEDGGKKAIKVQYLADHLAENAVDGDYKPLTTYFADEEVLFAGEDITESYPGWRMFSDGAANFNGVGIEAVLISESGQHYLASAKIRFSCTNNMAEYETCILGIRIEIDMNIKKLFVIGDFDLLIHQVQGEWSTKKVNILPYLHCVKELCKKFTKIEFMHVPRIQNEFVDALATLLSMIQHPDKNYTDPIEIEIKDQHAYCFHVNEEPDGKPWYHDIKKFLVTQEYPENATNEQKRAFRRLANHLFLNGEILYRRTPEFGLLRCVDATEATRLLEEIHAGTCGSHMNGFTLSEKILRAGYFWMTMESDNICYVQKYNQCQLHGDFIRVPPNELNVDVIGPIEQAAPSRHLFILVAIDYFTKWVEAPTYKAVTKKVVADFVRNNIVCRFGILESIITDDAANLNSYLMRKVCEKFRIVHRNSIAYRPQMNGEFEAGNKNIKRILQKIVDNHRQWHKMLPFTLLGYRTTMRTSIGATSYIFVDNTEVVIPAEVKIPSLRVIQEAKLADVE from the exons ATGGTATGTAATGAAACTGCTAAGCGCAACGACCCGGATTACGAAGAATATGATGAGAGTATGATGCCGGATAATCCCCCACAGGAGATCGAACATCTGGAGAGTCAGAAGAAGACCAACCTCGAAGAAACAGAAGTAGGCAATCTTGGAAGTGAAGAAGACATGAAAGAAACCAGAATCTACATTCACCTAGAAGCCGAGCAGAAGGAAAAAATAATTGAGCTCCTCCGATA ctATGAAGATGGTGGGAAG AAGGCTATCAAAGTACAATATTTAGCCGACCATCTCGCCGAGAATGCAGTAGATGGGGATTATAAACCGCTTACCACGTATTTTGCCGATGAAGAAGTACTATTTGCTGGGGAAGACATCACAGAATCATACCCTGGATGGAGGATGTTCtccgatggagcagcaaacttcaatgGAGTTGGGATTGAGGCAGTCCTGATTTCAGAATCTGGACAACACTATCTAGCATCGGCAAAGATAAGATTCTCGTGTAcgaataatatggctgaatacgagaCATGCATCCTTGGAATCAGAATAGAAATCGACATGAACATCAAAAAACTTTTTGTCATAGGAGATTTTGATTTGCTAATACACCAGGTCCAAGGAGAATGGTCGACTAAGAAAGTCAATATACTGCCATACTTGCACTGTGTGAAAGAACTGTGCAAGaagttcacgaagatagagttcaTGCATGTCCCCAGAATTCAAAACGAGTTCGTCGACGCCCTTGCAACCTTATTatctatgattcagcatccagacaagaactacaCTGACCCCATTGAGATAGAAATCAAGGATCAACATGCCTATTGCTTCCATGTGAATGAAGAACCAGATGGTAAACCTTGGTATCACGACATCAAGAAGTTCCTCGTGACCCAGGAGTACCCAGAAAATGCTACTAATGAACAAAAGCGAGCCTTCAGGAGGTTGGCAAACCACCTTTTCCTCAACGGGGAAATCTTGTATAGGAGGACCCCAGAATTtggtttgttgagatgtgtagatgCCACCGAAGCAACCAGACTGTTGGAAGAAATACATGCGGGGACGTGCGGATCCCACATGAATGGATTCACGTTATCCGAGAAGATTTTGAGagctggatacttttggatgaccatggaaagcgACAACATTTGCTATGTACAGAAATATAACCAGTGCCAGCTTCACGGAGACTTCATCCGGGTTCCACCAAATGAGTTAAATGTAGACGTGATAGGACCCATAGAGCAAGCAGCACCAAGCAGACATCTTTTTATtttagtagccatcgactatttcactaaatgggtcgaGGCACCTACTTACAAAGCCGTCACGAAGAAGGTAGTGGCAGATTTTGTTCGGAACAACATCGTTTGCAGATTTGGGATACTAGAGTCTATCATCACTGACGACGCCGCAAACCTCAATAGCTACCTCATGAGAAAAGTCTGCGAGAAGTTCAGAATCGTCCACCGCAATTCCATAGCTTACCGACCACAAATGAATGGGGAATTTGAGGCAggtaacaagaatatcaagaggattctgcaaaagatagtggacaatcacagACAATGGCACAAGATGCTACCCTTCACTTTATTGGGTTATCGGACTACCATGAGAACATCTATTGGGGCAACGTCGTACATTTTTGTAGACAACACCGaagtagtgatacccgcagaagtcaAAATTCCGTCCTTAAGAGTCATTCAAGAAGCAAAATTGGCTGACGTAGAGTAG